From one uncultured Methanoregula sp. genomic stretch:
- the thsA gene encoding thermosome subunit alpha, with translation MSQQLGGQQILILKEGSTRTRGRDAQGMNITAAKAVASAVRTTLGPKGMDKMLVDTIGDVVITNDGVTILKEMDIEHPAAKMMVEVAKTQDDEVGDGTTTAVVIAGELLKKAEDLLEQDVHPTIIAAGYRQAAEKAQALLKDLAFDVKATDKALLKNIAGTAMTGKGAEASKDKLCDLVVRAVTMVTDDNGKVDIENIKVEKKTGGSIEDSEIVEGVLIDKERVHPSMPKKVTNAKILLLNAAVEFKKTEVDAEINITSPDQLQAFLDEEERMVKGIVDKIVKSGANVLFCQKGIDDIAQHYLAKAGLFATRRVKKSDMEKLARATGATLVSSIDAISKEELGKAGLVEERKVGGEEMTFVEQCKNPKAVSIIVKGGTDHVVDELERAIHDALRVVGVVVEDKKVVAGGGAIETELSLRLREYAATVGGRAQLAIEAFASALEVIPRTLAENAGLDPIDMLVEIRAAHEKGKKTHGLNVFEGKAVDMKAAGVVEPLRVKTQAISSAAEAAVMILRIDDVIASSKSPMPEGGMPPGGMGGMGGMGGMPPGMGDY, from the coding sequence ATGTCACAGCAACTTGGAGGACAACAGATACTTATTCTCAAAGAAGGCAGCACCCGTACCCGAGGCCGCGACGCTCAGGGTATGAACATCACCGCCGCAAAGGCAGTGGCAAGTGCAGTCAGGACCACGCTTGGTCCCAAAGGTATGGACAAGATGCTCGTCGACACAATCGGCGATGTCGTAATCACGAACGACGGTGTCACCATCTTAAAGGAAATGGACATCGAGCACCCGGCCGCAAAGATGATGGTCGAGGTAGCAAAGACCCAGGACGATGAAGTCGGCGATGGAACCACCACCGCAGTCGTCATTGCCGGGGAACTCCTCAAGAAGGCAGAAGACCTCCTCGAGCAGGATGTCCACCCGACGATCATCGCAGCCGGCTACCGCCAGGCTGCAGAAAAAGCACAGGCCCTCTTAAAAGACCTTGCTTTTGATGTGAAAGCGACTGACAAGGCGCTCCTCAAGAATATTGCAGGCACCGCGATGACCGGCAAGGGCGCCGAGGCATCCAAGGACAAGCTCTGCGACCTCGTTGTCAGGGCAGTCACCATGGTCACTGATGACAATGGCAAGGTTGACATCGAGAACATCAAGGTCGAGAAGAAGACCGGTGGCTCGATTGAGGACTCCGAGATCGTTGAAGGTGTGCTCATTGACAAGGAGAGAGTCCACCCCTCGATGCCAAAGAAGGTCACCAACGCGAAGATCCTTCTCCTGAACGCAGCAGTCGAGTTCAAGAAGACTGAAGTCGATGCTGAGATCAATATCACTTCCCCCGACCAGCTCCAGGCATTCCTTGACGAAGAGGAACGCATGGTCAAGGGTATTGTCGATAAGATCGTCAAGAGCGGTGCAAACGTTCTCTTCTGCCAGAAAGGTATTGACGACATTGCACAGCACTACCTTGCAAAGGCCGGACTCTTTGCAACCCGCCGTGTCAAGAAGAGCGACATGGAGAAACTCGCCCGGGCAACCGGCGCAACCCTTGTCTCTTCCATTGACGCGATCAGCAAGGAAGAACTCGGCAAGGCAGGCCTTGTCGAAGAGCGCAAGGTCGGCGGCGAAGAGATGACTTTCGTCGAGCAGTGCAAGAACCCCAAGGCAGTCTCCATCATCGTCAAGGGTGGCACGGACCACGTTGTCGATGAACTCGAACGTGCAATCCACGACGCACTCCGCGTTGTCGGTGTTGTTGTCGAGGACAAGAAGGTTGTCGCAGGTGGCGGTGCAATCGAGACAGAACTTTCGCTCCGTCTCCGCGAATATGCAGCAACCGTTGGTGGCCGGGCCCAGCTCGCTATCGAGGCTTTCGCATCAGCGCTCGAAGTCATTCCGCGCACTCTTGCCGAGAACGCAGGTCTTGACCCCATCGACATGCTCGTTGAGATCCGTGCAGCCCACGAGAAGGGCAAGAAGACCCACGGCCTCAACGTATTCGAAGGAAAAGCAGTCGATATGAAGGCGGCCGGTGTTGTCGAGCCCCTCCGTGTCAAGACCCAGGCCATCTCCTCCGCCGCAGAAGCAGCGGTCATGATCCTGCGCATTGACGATGTCATCGCCTCCTCCAAGAGCCCGATGCCCGAAGGCGGTATGCCTCCGGGTGGCATGGGCGGCATGGGTGGAATGGGCGGCATGCCTCCGGGCATGGGCGACTACTAA